One segment of Vagococcus martis DNA contains the following:
- a CDS encoding MerR family transcriptional regulator has translation MNKRDLKRSKSVFPIGSVMLLTELTARQIRYYEEQQLIHPERNEGNNRLFSLNDIDLLLDIKDMLDDGYTIKDIKASFDKEKRKQEKLSEEKIRIALYNDLMNESRFNRY, from the coding sequence ATGAATAAAAGAGACTTAAAACGTAGTAAATCTGTGTTTCCGATTGGCTCAGTGATGTTACTAACAGAACTTACTGCAAGGCAAATTCGTTACTATGAAGAACAGCAGTTAATTCATCCTGAAAGAAATGAAGGAAATAATCGGTTATTTTCTCTTAATGACATTGATCTTCTACTGGACATAAAAGATATGTTAGACGATGGGTATACCATTAAAGACATTAAAGCATCTTTTGATAAGGAAAAAAGAAAACAGGAAAAATTATCAGAAGAAAAGATTCGCATTGCTTTGTACAATGATTTAATGAATGAAAGTCGCTTTAACAGATACTAG
- the hflX gene encoding GTPase HflX: MIERVVTVGVETQENFYYFDESMKELENLTQTAQGEVVGTMTQKRPTIDRRTIVGKGKLVELEALVASTDADMVIFNHELTARQTSVIEEMVKVKVIDRVQLILDIFALRAKSKEGQLQVELAQLSYLLPRLSGQGASMSRLGGGIGTRGPGETKLETDRRHIRFKMTQIKQELKEIEKHRERSRKKRQESDTMQVGLIGYTNAGKSTIMNLLTKANTYSEDQLFATLDPLTKKWELPTGTQVTLTDTVGFIQDLPTQLIEAFQSTLEESKAMDFLLHVVDVTSTNRDQQEKTVLELLHELDMDHIPVLTVYNKADLLEGEFVPTLFPNCLVSAKRIEDKERLTQDIMDFLKENLTKYHLLYTPAEMKDFNQLKEATLLESYEYDESLNEYDLIGYAKNVTRWKKGDSEDELEW; the protein is encoded by the coding sequence ATGATAGAACGCGTTGTAACCGTGGGGGTTGAAACCCAAGAAAATTTTTATTATTTTGATGAATCAATGAAAGAATTAGAAAATTTAACACAAACGGCTCAAGGTGAAGTCGTTGGCACGATGACACAAAAACGTCCAACGATTGACCGCAGAACCATTGTTGGTAAAGGGAAATTAGTTGAACTTGAAGCGCTTGTGGCCTCAACCGATGCGGACATGGTGATTTTTAACCATGAGTTAACAGCCAGACAAACATCTGTTATCGAAGAGATGGTGAAAGTAAAAGTGATTGACCGTGTGCAATTAATTTTAGATATTTTTGCCCTAAGAGCTAAATCCAAAGAAGGACAATTACAAGTTGAACTGGCACAGCTATCTTACTTGTTACCAAGATTAAGCGGACAAGGAGCAAGCATGTCGCGTCTTGGTGGTGGTATTGGAACACGTGGACCGGGGGAAACAAAACTTGAAACAGATCGACGTCATATCCGATTTAAAATGACGCAAATCAAACAAGAATTAAAAGAAATCGAAAAACATCGTGAAAGAAGTCGTAAAAAACGCCAAGAGTCTGACACGATGCAAGTCGGATTGATTGGTTACACCAATGCTGGAAAATCTACTATTATGAATTTGTTGACCAAAGCTAATACGTATTCAGAAGATCAATTATTTGCAACACTTGATCCATTAACCAAAAAGTGGGAATTGCCAACTGGGACACAAGTGACATTAACTGATACAGTTGGGTTTATTCAAGATTTGCCAACCCAATTAATTGAGGCGTTTCAGTCGACATTAGAAGAAAGTAAGGCAATGGACTTTTTACTTCATGTCGTGGATGTTACCTCAACCAATCGAGACCAACAAGAAAAAACGGTGCTAGAGTTATTGCATGAGTTGGACATGGATCACATTCCTGTGTTGACTGTATATAATAAAGCAGATTTGTTGGAAGGAGAGTTTGTGCCAACGCTCTTTCCAAATTGTTTGGTTTCAGCAAAACGCATCGAGGATAAAGAGAGATTGACGCAAGATATTATGGATTTCTTAAAAGAGAATTTAACCAAATATCATTTGTTATACACACCAGCTGAAATGAAAGATTTTAACCAATTAAAAGAAGCCACGCTTTTAGAAAGTTATGAGTATGATGAATCATTGAATGAATATGACTTAATCGGGTATGCAAAAAATGTGACACGTTGGAAAAAAGGGGATAGTGAAGATGAGTTGGAGTGGTAA
- the glnA gene encoding type I glutamate--ammonia ligase produces MANYSTKEEIKALAEKENVRFLRLMFTDILGRIKNVEVPISQLDKVLDNKMMFDGSSIEGFVRIEESDMYLYPDLSTWMIFPWESEKGKVARLICDVHGTDGKPFAGDPRSNLKRIMKEMEDLGFTGFNIGPEPEFFLFKLDENGNATKKLNDQGGYFDYAPVDLGENCRRDIVLELESLGFEVEASHHECAPGQHEIDFKYADAIEACDNIQTFELVVRTIARKHGLHATFMPKPLHGIAGSGMHINMSLFNDKGNAFFDENGEDQLSQTAYHFLGGLLEHARGYTAVCNPIVNSYKRLVPGYEAPVYVAWSGKNRSPLVRVPSSRGLSTRLELRSVDPTANPYLAMAVLLQAGLDGIKRKIEPPKAVDRNIYVMTEEEREAAHITDLPSTLHNAVKAMREDDIVKEALGSHIFNNFIEAKRMEWDAYRQSVSEWEREQYLEMY; encoded by the coding sequence ATGGCAAATTATTCAACAAAAGAAGAAATCAAAGCACTTGCAGAAAAAGAAAATGTTCGATTCTTAAGACTGATGTTTACTGATATTTTAGGTAGAATTAAAAACGTAGAAGTTCCAATTAGCCAATTAGATAAAGTTTTAGACAACAAAATGATGTTTGATGGTTCTTCCATCGAAGGATTTGTGCGTATCGAAGAAAGTGACATGTACTTGTATCCTGACCTTTCAACATGGATGATTTTCCCATGGGAAAGTGAAAAAGGAAAAGTGGCACGTTTGATTTGTGATGTACACGGAACAGACGGCAAGCCATTTGCAGGTGACCCACGTAGTAATTTAAAACGTATCATGAAAGAGATGGAAGACTTAGGTTTTACAGGATTCAACATTGGGCCTGAACCTGAATTTTTCTTATTTAAATTAGATGAAAATGGTAATGCGACGAAAAAGTTGAATGATCAAGGAGGCTATTTTGATTATGCCCCAGTTGATTTAGGTGAAAATTGCCGTCGTGATATTGTGTTAGAATTAGAAAGCCTTGGATTTGAAGTAGAAGCGTCTCACCATGAGTGTGCACCAGGACAACATGAGATTGATTTCAAATATGCTGATGCGATTGAAGCATGTGACAATATTCAAACATTTGAATTAGTTGTTCGTACGATTGCTAGAAAACATGGTTTACATGCAACATTTATGCCAAAACCATTACACGGGATTGCTGGTAGTGGCATGCATATCAACATGTCTTTATTTAACGATAAAGGAAATGCGTTCTTTGACGAAAATGGTGAAGACCAATTAAGTCAAACAGCGTATCATTTCTTAGGTGGTTTGTTAGAACATGCTAGAGGATATACGGCAGTATGTAACCCAATTGTTAACTCATATAAACGTTTAGTACCTGGTTATGAAGCACCTGTTTATGTGGCTTGGAGCGGTAAAAACCGTTCGCCACTCGTGCGTGTACCAAGTTCACGTGGTTTATCAACTCGTTTAGAATTACGTTCGGTTGACCCAACAGCTAATCCGTATTTAGCAATGGCAGTGTTATTACAAGCTGGACTAGACGGCATCAAACGTAAAATTGAACCACCAAAAGCAGTGGACCGCAACATTTACGTGATGACAGAAGAAGAACGTGAAGCAGCTCATATCACGGACTTACCATCAACACTACACAATGCTGTCAAAGCAATGCGTGAAGACGACATCGTCAAAGAAGCATTAGGAAGTCATATCTTCAACAACTTCATCGAAGCAAAACGTATGGAGTGGGATGCGTATCGCCAATCAGTATCTGAGTGGGAACGTGAGCAATATTTAGAAATGTATTAA
- a CDS encoding methionine gamma-lyase family protein, with the protein MSWSGKLHPELVETIKEVDKDILEERQKMQDVALANQAKVLEAFREHHVSESHFAPSTGYGYDDIGRDALESVYASVFHAEKALVRPHIVSGTHAISTTLFGLLRPDDELIYITGTPYDTLLEVIGVAGDGIGSLKEYNIGYKEVALKENGSVDFDGIKKAISDKTKVIAIQRSRGYDSRPSFTVEQIGEMIRFVKEIDDNLVVFVDNCYGEFAEEMEPTDVGADIMAGSLIKNPGGGIAKTGGYIVGKEALVDKVSYRLTTPGVGGEGGAMIYSTHEMLQGFFLAPHAVSQAIQGAIFTARLLEKFGVASTPKWNDKRTDLIQMIELNDKDKMIAFCQSVQKFSPIDAHVLPIPSYMPGYEDDVIMAAGTFVQGGSLELTADGPIREPYQLYVQGGLTYEHVKIAVSESVNSIYF; encoded by the coding sequence ATGAGTTGGAGTGGTAAGTTACACCCAGAGTTGGTAGAAACCATCAAAGAGGTTGATAAAGATATATTAGAAGAACGTCAAAAAATGCAAGATGTCGCATTAGCTAATCAAGCAAAAGTATTAGAAGCGTTTAGAGAACATCATGTATCAGAAAGTCATTTTGCCCCATCAACTGGGTATGGCTATGATGATATTGGAAGAGATGCATTAGAATCTGTCTATGCCTCTGTTTTTCATGCAGAAAAAGCGTTGGTTAGACCGCATATCGTCTCAGGAACACACGCAATTTCAACGACTTTATTTGGTTTACTTCGTCCTGATGATGAATTGATTTATATCACAGGCACACCTTATGACACATTACTTGAAGTCATTGGGGTGGCAGGTGATGGCATTGGATCATTAAAAGAATACAACATAGGGTACAAAGAAGTGGCGTTAAAAGAAAATGGCTCAGTTGATTTTGATGGCATAAAAAAAGCGATATCTGATAAAACAAAAGTCATCGCCATTCAACGTTCGCGTGGCTATGATTCACGTCCGTCTTTTACAGTAGAACAAATTGGTGAGATGATTCGATTTGTTAAAGAGATAGATGACAATCTAGTCGTGTTTGTCGATAATTGTTACGGCGAATTTGCCGAAGAAATGGAACCAACTGATGTTGGAGCAGATATCATGGCCGGCTCTTTAATCAAAAATCCTGGTGGCGGTATTGCTAAAACGGGTGGATATATTGTTGGAAAAGAAGCGTTAGTTGATAAAGTGTCTTACCGTTTAACCACACCAGGTGTTGGTGGCGAGGGTGGCGCGATGATTTATAGCACACACGAGATGCTTCAAGGATTTTTCTTAGCCCCTCATGCTGTTAGTCAAGCCATACAAGGTGCGATATTTACCGCACGCTTATTAGAAAAGTTTGGTGTGGCATCAACACCGAAATGGAACGATAAACGCACGGATTTAATTCAAATGATTGAGTTAAACGATAAAGATAAAATGATTGCCTTTTGTCAGTCAGTACAAAAGTTCTCGCCAATTGATGCACATGTTTTGCCAATTCCGTCTTATATGCCAGGTTACGAGGATGATGTAATCATGGCAGCTGGGACTTTTGTTCAAGGTGGAAGTTTAGAATTAACGGCAGATGGACCAATAAGAGAACCATACCAATTATATGTTCAAGGTGGATTAACCTATGAGCATGTCAAAATTGCCGTCAGTGAATCGGTAAATAGTATCTATTTTTAA